The Hymenobacter baengnokdamensis genome includes a region encoding these proteins:
- a CDS encoding TSUP family transporter, with amino-acid sequence MADLPLPPPADTVASTSPPPATGNDLFPVFLQLAQFRVLIIGGGRLATERLSAILRNSPATSVTIISPALTPALHELAAPYPQITLCERPWNATDFVHHEVLFIATDEITLNQQIQTESARLQLLTNVAGSADGTDFFLASVVRKGDLKIAISTNGQSPTVGKRLREVLEEALPGELAAVLQQMNLIRSRLQGDFTQKVKSLHAVTAELAHGPAYETPATIYWRRVATGALMTFAGFILLNILSYYVTWPQLWALAQSSTTFYTFVAVGFGAQLIDGLLGMGYGVVSAISLMSMGLHPAAVSASIHTAEMFASGASGYHHYRFGNVNKRLFRVLLLPGVAGSISGALLLTHFGDKYGTWIKPALAFYLLLLGVRIISKAIRKPQQGRRKVKNAGWLAGAGGFLDSFGGGGWGPLVTSTLIANGRTPQYVIGTVSLVEFFVTFASALTFFSLLGLSHWQIILGLIVGGVAAAPIAARLAGRIPTRFMFVGVGLMVIFWSLWTLGKIVMQ; translated from the coding sequence ATGGCTGACCTTCCGCTGCCCCCGCCAGCCGATACCGTAGCTTCCACCAGTCCGCCGCCTGCTACTGGTAACGACCTGTTTCCAGTCTTTCTTCAACTGGCGCAGTTTCGGGTATTGATTATCGGTGGGGGCCGCTTAGCTACGGAGCGCCTGAGTGCTATTTTACGCAATAGTCCTGCCACCAGCGTAACGATAATTAGCCCAGCCCTAACGCCAGCGTTGCACGAGTTGGCCGCACCCTACCCCCAGATAACGCTCTGTGAGCGCCCGTGGAATGCTACCGATTTTGTCCACCACGAGGTTCTCTTCATCGCTACCGATGAGATTACCCTTAATCAGCAAATTCAGACCGAATCTGCCCGGTTGCAACTGCTTACCAACGTAGCCGGCTCTGCCGATGGCACCGATTTCTTCCTGGCGTCCGTCGTCCGGAAAGGCGACCTCAAAATTGCTATTTCCACCAACGGCCAATCGCCCACCGTCGGTAAACGCTTGCGGGAAGTGCTTGAAGAAGCCCTGCCCGGCGAACTAGCCGCTGTGCTCCAGCAAATGAACCTCATCCGCAGCCGCCTGCAAGGCGATTTCACCCAAAAGGTAAAATCCCTGCATGCCGTTACGGCCGAGCTGGCCCACGGCCCCGCCTACGAAACGCCCGCTACCATCTACTGGCGGCGCGTAGCCACTGGCGCACTCATGACCTTCGCGGGCTTTATTCTGCTCAATATTCTTTCGTATTACGTTACCTGGCCGCAGCTGTGGGCACTGGCACAGTCTTCCACCACCTTCTATACGTTCGTGGCCGTCGGTTTCGGGGCGCAGCTCATCGATGGCCTGCTTGGCATGGGCTACGGCGTGGTGTCGGCCATCAGCCTGATGAGTATGGGTCTGCACCCGGCCGCCGTCAGCGCCAGCATCCACACCGCCGAGATGTTTGCTAGTGGAGCATCCGGCTATCACCACTACCGCTTCGGCAACGTTAATAAGCGCCTGTTTCGGGTTTTATTGCTCCCTGGCGTAGCCGGCTCCATCAGTGGTGCGCTGCTTCTAACGCACTTTGGGGATAAATACGGCACTTGGATTAAGCCCGCTCTAGCATTTTACCTGCTTCTACTCGGTGTTCGCATTATCAGCAAAGCCATTCGCAAGCCCCAGCAAGGCCGCCGAAAAGTTAAGAACGCTGGCTGGCTCGCTGGCGCTGGGGGCTTTCTGGACTCCTTTGGCGGCGGCGGTTGGGGGCCTCTTGTTACCAGCACCCTTATTGCTAATGGCCGTACCCCACAATACGTTATTGGGACAGTAAGCCTCGTCGAATTCTTTGTGACTTTTGCCAGTGCCCTAACCTTTTTCTCCTTGTTGGGCCTCTCTCACTGGCAAATCATTCTTGGCCTTATCGTAGGTGGTGTGGCAGCTGCTCCCATCGCCGCGCGCCTCGCCGGACGTATTCCTACCCGCTTCATGTTTGTCGGCGTGGGCCTAATGGTTATTTTTTGGAGCCTCTGGACGTTAGGTAAAATCGTTATGCAGTAG
- a CDS encoding assimilatory sulfite reductase (NADPH) flavoprotein subunit, with the protein MPSLPAPLPPGFDDSTLAQLADGLSGSQLLWLSGYFYGRATGTPAGAGTTAATAAPAPAAVAPTLTILYGSHTGNGAKVARQAAEAARQRGLAATVQDMNEYAPRNLAREQVLLLIVSTHGEGDPPVAAEELHQFLGSPRAPKLPDLCYAVLALGDSSYLHFCQTGRDFDERLAALGARRLLDRVECDVDYQARAAAWIADALDKISAELTPVSSPAAVIHTPENPAYTREHPWSAPVLASIQLNGRGSTKETYHMELDLASSGLTYEPGDALAVLATNEDPLVEEVLRAARLSDTALVALSGEELPLAAALASRRELSVLTRDVIERYALLAPHHAALRELATDAQRLQPYLYGRDVADLLSEFPVDNLTAQVLIETLRPLPSRAYSIASSLLAHPDEVHLTVGAVRYEAHGRRKHGVCSSYLADRIAVGETARVFVEHNEYFKLPTDPATDIIMLGAGTGIAPFRGFVEERVELGATGRNWLLFGNPHFTTDFLYQTEWLQHLKRGGLARLDVAFSRDQAAKVYVQDRLLENSREVFGWLEGGAKLYVCGDKVRLGSAVQDALTEVVRREADLPQDEAIAYVRNLRKQRRYLEDVY; encoded by the coding sequence ATGCCTTCGCTCCCTGCGCCGCTTCCCCCCGGCTTTGACGATTCTACCCTGGCTCAGCTGGCCGATGGCCTCAGCGGCTCGCAGCTGCTGTGGCTTAGCGGCTATTTCTACGGCCGGGCTACGGGCACGCCGGCCGGAGCCGGCACTACGGCAGCTACCGCCGCGCCCGCTCCGGCTGCAGTGGCCCCCACGCTCACTATTCTCTACGGCTCGCACACCGGCAATGGCGCCAAGGTGGCCCGCCAGGCCGCCGAAGCCGCCAGGCAGCGCGGCTTGGCGGCCACGGTGCAGGACATGAACGAGTACGCGCCCCGCAACCTGGCCCGCGAGCAGGTGCTGCTGCTCATTGTGAGCACCCACGGCGAGGGCGACCCGCCCGTGGCTGCCGAAGAGCTGCACCAGTTTCTGGGCAGCCCGCGCGCGCCCAAGCTACCCGACCTGTGCTACGCCGTGCTGGCGCTGGGCGACAGCAGCTACCTGCACTTTTGCCAGACCGGCCGGGATTTTGACGAGCGCCTGGCCGCGCTGGGTGCCCGGCGCCTGCTCGACCGCGTGGAGTGCGATGTGGATTATCAGGCCCGCGCCGCCGCCTGGATTGCCGATGCGCTGGATAAAATTTCGGCGGAATTAACCCCGGTGTCCAGCCCGGCCGCCGTTATCCACACGCCTGAAAATCCGGCCTACACCCGCGAGCACCCGTGGTCGGCGCCGGTGCTGGCCAGCATTCAGCTTAATGGCCGCGGCTCGACCAAGGAAACCTACCATATGGAGCTCGACCTGGCCAGCTCGGGCCTGACCTACGAGCCCGGCGATGCCCTGGCCGTGCTGGCTACCAACGAAGACCCACTGGTGGAGGAAGTACTCCGCGCGGCCCGCCTCAGCGATACCGCGCTGGTGGCCCTCAGCGGCGAAGAGCTGCCACTGGCCGCCGCGCTGGCCAGCCGCCGCGAGCTAAGCGTGCTCACCCGCGACGTGATTGAGCGCTATGCGCTACTTGCCCCGCACCATGCCGCCCTGCGCGAGCTGGCTACCGATGCCCAGCGCCTCCAGCCCTACCTCTACGGCCGCGACGTGGCCGACCTGCTGAGTGAGTTCCCGGTTGATAACCTTACCGCTCAGGTGCTGATTGAGACCCTGCGCCCGCTGCCCAGCCGGGCCTACTCCATCGCCAGCAGCCTGCTTGCCCATCCCGACGAGGTGCATCTGACCGTGGGGGCCGTGCGCTACGAGGCCCACGGCCGCCGTAAGCACGGTGTTTGCTCATCGTATCTGGCCGACCGCATTGCCGTGGGCGAAACCGCCCGGGTATTTGTGGAGCACAACGAATACTTCAAGCTGCCCACCGACCCGGCTACCGATATCATCATGCTGGGGGCCGGCACCGGCATCGCGCCTTTCCGGGGCTTTGTGGAAGAGCGGGTGGAGCTGGGCGCCACCGGCCGCAACTGGCTGCTATTCGGCAACCCGCACTTTACCACCGACTTCCTCTACCAGACCGAGTGGCTGCAACACCTCAAGCGCGGCGGGCTGGCCCGGCTCGATGTGGCCTTCTCGCGCGACCAGGCGGCTAAAGTGTACGTGCAGGACCGCCTGCTCGAAAACAGCCGCGAAGTTTTTGGCTGGCTCGAAGGCGGGGCCAAGCTCTACGTCTGCGGCGACAAGGTGCGCCTGGGCAGTGCCGTGCAGGATGCCCTCACCGAAGTGGTACGCCGCGAGGCCGACCTGCCTCAGGATGAAGCCATTGCCTATGTGCGCAACCTCCGCAAGCAGCGCCGCTACCTCGAAGACGTGTATTAG
- a CDS encoding NADPH-dependent assimilatory sulfite reductase hemoprotein subunit yields the protein MSATIAPKLSEVEHVKIASRYLRGTLVDSLANRLTGALNPDDTHLIKFHGSYQQTDRDLDSERKQQKLEPLFSFMIRVRVPGGVASARQWQRMDALADAYGNGTLKLTTRQTFQLHGVLKRNLPAAIQGFNEVQMDSIAGCGDVNRNVMCNTNPHESAVHHQVYELAKTISAHLTPRTTAYREIWLDGSLQETTEAVDDEPIYGHTYLPRKFKIALALPPYNDSDIFSNDIGLIAIEENGQLLGFNVAVGGGLGMTFGLPETYPRLADIIGFVPTAEVVEVCEKIVTIQRDWGNRENRKLSRLKYTIDRVGLPAFVAELHQRLGYELTPARPYQFHSSSDAFGWTESPGGLAQLVLFVEGGRVLDRPGYRLKSALREISSFHTGEFRLTGNQNLILANIEPQYRARIQAGLEENGCAPKAEQLTRLRRDALACVALNTCSQAFAEAERYLPQLLDKLDAVIRAHDLADAGILIRMTGCPNGCARPYLGEIGLVGRAPGRYNLYLGADHAGERLNKLYREMLDEEGIIRELTPIFAAYAAQRQAQEGFGDFVVRQGYVKATTHGLNFHE from the coding sequence ATGTCCGCCACCATCGCCCCCAAGCTTTCCGAAGTCGAGCACGTCAAGATTGCCAGCCGCTACCTGCGCGGTACCCTGGTCGATAGCCTCGCCAACCGCCTCACCGGCGCCCTCAACCCCGACGATACCCACCTTATCAAGTTTCACGGCTCCTACCAGCAAACCGACCGTGACCTCGACAGCGAGCGCAAGCAGCAAAAGCTTGAGCCATTGTTTTCCTTTATGATTCGGGTGCGCGTGCCCGGCGGCGTGGCCTCGGCCCGCCAGTGGCAGCGCATGGACGCGCTGGCCGATGCCTACGGCAACGGCACGCTCAAGCTTACCACCCGTCAGACTTTCCAGCTCCACGGGGTGCTCAAGCGCAACCTACCGGCCGCTATCCAGGGCTTTAACGAAGTTCAGATGGACAGTATCGCCGGCTGCGGCGATGTTAACCGCAACGTAATGTGCAACACCAATCCGCACGAGTCGGCGGTGCATCACCAAGTATACGAGCTGGCCAAAACCATCAGCGCCCACCTCACGCCGCGCACCACGGCCTACCGTGAGATATGGCTCGACGGCAGCCTGCAGGAAACCACCGAAGCCGTCGATGATGAGCCGATTTATGGCCATACCTACCTGCCGCGCAAGTTTAAAATTGCGCTGGCTCTGCCGCCCTACAACGACTCCGACATCTTCTCCAATGATATCGGTCTCATCGCTATCGAAGAAAATGGCCAGCTGCTGGGCTTCAACGTGGCCGTGGGCGGCGGCCTGGGTATGACCTTCGGCCTGCCCGAAACCTACCCGCGCCTGGCCGATATTATTGGCTTCGTGCCTACCGCCGAAGTGGTGGAGGTCTGCGAGAAAATCGTGACCATTCAGCGCGATTGGGGCAACCGCGAAAACCGCAAGCTCTCGCGCCTCAAATACACTATTGACCGCGTAGGTCTGCCGGCTTTCGTGGCCGAGTTGCACCAGCGCCTCGGCTACGAGCTGACCCCGGCGCGCCCCTATCAGTTTCACAGCTCCAGCGATGCCTTCGGCTGGACCGAAAGCCCTGGCGGCCTCGCCCAGCTCGTGCTCTTCGTGGAAGGCGGCCGTGTGCTCGACCGCCCCGGCTACCGCCTCAAGTCGGCCCTGCGCGAAATCAGCAGCTTCCACACCGGCGAGTTCCGCCTTACCGGCAACCAGAACCTGATTCTGGCTAACATCGAGCCCCAGTACCGCGCCCGCATCCAGGCCGGGCTGGAAGAAAACGGCTGCGCGCCCAAGGCCGAACAGCTTACCCGGCTGCGCCGCGATGCCCTGGCCTGCGTAGCGCTCAATACTTGCTCGCAAGCCTTCGCCGAGGCCGAGCGCTACCTGCCTCAGCTGCTCGATAAGCTCGACGCTGTTATTCGGGCGCACGACCTGGCCGACGCGGGTATTCTTATCCGCATGACCGGCTGTCCCAATGGCTGCGCCCGCCCCTACCTCGGCGAGATTGGTCTGGTAGGCCGGGCTCCCGGCCGCTACAACCTTTACCTTGGGGCCGACCACGCCGGCGAGCGCCTCAACAAGCTTTACCGCGAAATGCTGGACGAGGAGGGCATTATCCGGGAGTTAACTCCCATTTTCGCTGCCTACGCCGCGCAGCGTCAGGCCCAGGAGGGCTTTGGTGACTTTGTAGTGCGCCAGGGCTACGTGAAGGCGACTACGCACGGCCTGAATTTTCACGAGTAA
- a CDS encoding TonB-dependent receptor: protein MKPYYPTIFLFFLLLLASISAVFAQTEVIAISGVVQEKGSGQLLPGVSVSIKGTSAGTQSDADGRFALKAKLNYPFVLVFNAIGHEPIELAIVSSRQPLSVALEPRDVLTSEVVVSASRVEENRLKSPVAIEKLDIRAIKETPAPSFYDALENVKGVQMLTSSLTFKVPNTRGFNVPNNFRFMQLVDGVDMQAATLGVPLGNAIGPTELDIASVEITPGAASALYGMNAINGLANLTTKSPYTYQGLSVYQKIGVNHVDGIDRNPSVLTETAVRWAQALGPGSRWAYKVNLDFLRGTDWLANNQTDQNPQPLATANPAFPELSGAFNPAADLWNRYGDDSNSSLTITVPYNGKNQKFVVTRTGYYEKDLVNPTVRNLKADASLHYKLTDQLELSYGYRFGLMDGVFQRGNKIQLDGVTVQNHKLELQGSDFTVRAYTLLENTGNSYNLNPLSLNLDLQNGSNAVWGARFTDALKSQLASGVGLAPAMVAARTAADAGRAEPGTQAFNDLKSQIIRINNWDSGVNVKGAPIPGGAALSQHSRTYHTEGLWNLGPRIKFADVLVGADARLYQIIPDGNNFVDFSRPLSDRSQPGGSYVYYQKYGAFAQASKLLLNDKLKLTGSLRVDYNPEFTAKANPRLAAVYTVAEKHNFRASYQNGWRFPSLFEALSFVNNGNVRRVGGLARVNEGLNYLQNSYTKASIDQFNAAVNAYVAANQGATTSQAALRPELRGLLQVANLRVEQPEQINAFEVGYRSVLLDNKLSIDADAYYNVYAGFLGQVEVSVPKNAANAQVSVGTDDAVLAALRENRDARQDRYRVYTNSRQNYHSYGSTLGLTYNFFQKYTAGGNVNYNALSANTEPDVFVTGFNTPRWAGSASFGNREIVRNLGFNVVYRWQTSFYWESPLANGTVPAYSNLDAQVNLRVPTLKSTIKLGGTNIVDHRYFQYAAGPTIGALYYVSVTFDATVLH from the coding sequence ATGAAACCCTACTACCCCACGATTTTCCTGTTTTTCCTGCTGCTACTGGCTAGTATCAGCGCTGTGTTCGCCCAAACTGAAGTTATTGCCATCAGTGGCGTGGTGCAGGAAAAAGGCAGCGGCCAACTGCTTCCCGGCGTGAGTGTCAGCATTAAAGGCACCAGTGCCGGCACCCAGAGCGATGCCGATGGCCGGTTTGCCCTCAAAGCCAAGCTTAATTACCCCTTTGTGCTCGTTTTCAATGCTATCGGGCACGAACCCATCGAGCTGGCTATCGTGAGCAGCCGCCAGCCGCTTAGCGTAGCCCTCGAACCCAGGGACGTGCTGACCAGCGAGGTAGTCGTATCGGCCTCCCGAGTTGAGGAAAACCGGCTCAAGTCGCCGGTCGCCATCGAGAAGCTGGATATCCGCGCCATCAAGGAAACACCCGCCCCAAGCTTCTACGACGCGCTCGAAAACGTGAAGGGCGTGCAGATGCTCACCAGCAGCCTCACCTTTAAAGTACCCAATACCAGGGGTTTCAACGTCCCGAACAACTTCCGCTTTATGCAGCTCGTCGATGGTGTTGATATGCAGGCCGCTACCCTGGGCGTACCGCTGGGCAACGCCATCGGGCCTACCGAGCTCGACATTGCCAGCGTCGAGATAACGCCTGGTGCCGCCTCGGCCCTCTACGGCATGAATGCCATCAACGGCCTGGCCAACCTCACTACCAAAAGCCCTTACACGTACCAGGGCCTGAGCGTGTACCAGAAAATCGGCGTCAACCACGTCGATGGCATCGACCGTAACCCGAGCGTGCTCACCGAAACGGCCGTGCGCTGGGCGCAGGCCCTCGGCCCCGGCAGCCGCTGGGCCTACAAGGTAAACCTCGACTTTTTGCGCGGTACCGACTGGCTCGCCAATAACCAGACTGACCAGAACCCGCAGCCGCTCGCTACGGCCAACCCGGCCTTCCCCGAGCTATCGGGCGCCTTCAACCCAGCCGCCGACCTCTGGAACCGCTACGGCGACGACAGCAACTCTTCGCTGACTATCACCGTGCCCTATAATGGTAAAAATCAGAAGTTTGTCGTAACCCGCACGGGTTATTACGAAAAGGATTTAGTCAACCCCACCGTGCGTAACCTCAAGGCTGATGCCAGCCTCCACTACAAGCTCACCGACCAGCTGGAGCTGAGCTACGGCTATCGCTTCGGCCTGATGGACGGGGTGTTTCAACGCGGCAACAAGATTCAGCTCGATGGCGTGACGGTGCAAAACCACAAGCTGGAGCTGCAGGGCAGCGACTTTACGGTGCGCGCCTACACATTGCTGGAAAATACCGGTAACTCTTACAATCTTAACCCACTATCGCTTAATCTCGACCTTCAGAACGGCTCTAATGCCGTGTGGGGCGCCCGCTTTACCGATGCGCTGAAAAGCCAGCTGGCCTCGGGCGTGGGCTTGGCCCCGGCGATGGTGGCCGCCCGCACTGCCGCCGACGCCGGCCGCGCCGAGCCCGGCACCCAGGCGTTTAACGACCTCAAAAGCCAGATTATTCGTATCAATAACTGGGATAGCGGCGTCAATGTGAAGGGGGCGCCTATTCCGGGCGGGGCGGCGCTCAGCCAGCACAGCCGCACGTATCACACAGAAGGGCTCTGGAACCTGGGCCCACGCATCAAGTTTGCCGATGTGCTGGTTGGGGCCGATGCCCGCCTGTACCAGATTATTCCCGATGGCAACAACTTCGTGGATTTCAGCCGGCCGCTGAGCGACCGCAGCCAGCCCGGCGGCAGCTACGTGTATTACCAGAAATACGGCGCTTTTGCCCAGGCCAGTAAGCTGCTGCTGAACGATAAGCTCAAGCTAACCGGCTCGCTGCGCGTCGACTACAACCCCGAGTTTACGGCTAAAGCAAATCCGCGCCTGGCGGCCGTGTATACGGTGGCCGAGAAGCACAACTTCCGCGCCTCGTACCAGAACGGCTGGCGCTTCCCTTCCCTGTTTGAGGCACTTTCCTTCGTAAATAACGGTAATGTGCGCCGCGTGGGCGGCCTGGCCCGCGTTAATGAGGGCCTCAACTACCTGCAAAACTCTTATACCAAGGCGTCCATCGACCAGTTCAACGCGGCCGTGAATGCCTACGTGGCGGCCAACCAGGGTGCCACCACCAGCCAGGCCGCTCTGCGGCCCGAGCTGCGCGGCCTGCTGCAAGTAGCCAATCTGCGCGTTGAGCAGCCCGAGCAAATCAACGCCTTCGAAGTAGGCTACCGTAGTGTACTATTAGACAATAAATTATCTATCGATGCCGATGCGTATTACAACGTTTACGCCGGTTTTCTGGGTCAGGTGGAGGTGAGCGTGCCCAAAAATGCCGCCAATGCTCAGGTATCGGTCGGCACCGACGACGCGGTCCTGGCAGCCCTGCGCGAAAACCGCGACGCCCGCCAGGACCGGTACCGCGTGTATACCAACTCGCGCCAGAACTACCACAGCTACGGCTCTACGCTGGGCCTGACGTACAATTTCTTCCAGAAATACACCGCCGGCGGCAATGTTAACTACAACGCCTTATCGGCTAATACCGAACCTGATGTGTTCGTCACTGGTTTTAATACGCCCAGGTGGGCCGGCAGTGCCTCCTTCGGCAACCGCGAAATTGTGCGCAACCTCGGCTTCAACGTTGTTTATCGCTGGCAAACGTCTTTCTACTGGGAAAGTCCGCTCGCCAACGGCACCGTGCCCGCCTATTCCAACCTCGATGCCCAGGTAAACCTGCGCGTGCCCACGCTGAAATCTACCATTAAGCTTGGCGGCACCAATATAGTAGACCACCGCTATTTTCAATATGCCGCCGGTCCGACCATCGGTGCGCTGTACTACGTGAGCGTCACCTTCGATGCCACTGTGCTGCACTAG
- a CDS encoding sulfate adenylyltransferase subunit 1: protein MGLSPAPASFFNFLKYPFSHFHIFHIQRITKMDILRFITCGSVDDGKSTLIGRLLYDSDSVSLDVLATLEKRRAGSGDVDLALLTDGLKAEREQGITIDVAHKYFTTPRRKFIITDAPGHVQYTRNMVTGASNADLAIVLVDARQGVIEQTRRHTLLASLVGIRHFVLAVNKMDLVGYEERVFRQIVADYQLIAGRLHLPEVVAIPLSALQGDNVVRPSRHLPWYTGPSLLDHLERVPAEADANPHEPRFQVQYVIRPQTEELPDYRAYAGRIQSGRYRAGERVRILPSGLETVLEAIELNQQEVASAEAPQSVVLRLRDDVDVSRGDSIVPLSAPPALTRELEATLCWMDERPLKAGRKLLIQHHAAVVKAAVTTIVDRTNVATFERVAADEAQLNDIVRVRLRTARPLVADTYRDNRATGAFILVEEQTGATLAAGLITATDPEAFAAPAENPLAFSI, encoded by the coding sequence ATGGGTCTTTCCCCGGCACCGGCTTCGTTTTTCAACTTTCTCAAATACCCATTTTCACACTTTCACATCTTTCACATTCAGCGCATTACCAAAATGGATATTCTTCGCTTTATCACCTGCGGCAGCGTCGATGATGGCAAGAGCACGCTCATCGGCCGCCTGCTCTACGACAGCGACTCGGTTTCGCTCGACGTGCTAGCGACGCTCGAAAAGCGCCGCGCCGGCAGCGGCGACGTCGACCTGGCCCTGCTCACCGACGGCCTCAAGGCCGAGCGCGAGCAAGGCATCACGATTGACGTGGCGCACAAGTACTTCACTACGCCGCGCCGCAAGTTTATCATCACCGACGCGCCGGGCCACGTGCAGTACACCCGCAACATGGTGACCGGGGCCAGCAACGCCGACCTGGCCATTGTGCTGGTAGATGCCCGCCAGGGCGTTATTGAGCAAACGCGCCGCCACACGCTGCTGGCTTCGCTGGTAGGCATCCGGCACTTTGTGCTGGCCGTGAACAAGATGGACCTGGTGGGCTACGAGGAAAGGGTTTTTCGGCAGATTGTGGCCGACTACCAGCTCATTGCCGGGCGCCTGCATTTGCCCGAAGTGGTAGCCATTCCGCTCAGCGCCTTGCAGGGCGACAACGTGGTGCGGCCTTCCCGACACCTGCCCTGGTACACCGGCCCGAGCCTGCTCGACCACCTGGAGCGCGTGCCGGCCGAAGCCGATGCCAACCCCCACGAACCGCGCTTTCAGGTGCAGTACGTCATCCGGCCCCAGACCGAGGAGCTGCCCGACTACCGCGCGTACGCCGGCCGCATTCAGAGCGGCCGCTACCGGGCCGGCGAGCGCGTGCGCATTTTGCCGTCGGGCCTCGAAACGGTGCTCGAAGCCATTGAGCTGAACCAGCAGGAAGTAGCCTCGGCCGAGGCCCCGCAATCGGTGGTGCTGCGCCTGCGCGACGATGTAGACGTGAGCCGGGGCGATTCTATCGTGCCGCTGAGTGCGCCGCCCGCGCTCACCCGCGAGCTGGAAGCTACGCTGTGCTGGATGGATGAGCGCCCGCTCAAAGCCGGCCGCAAGCTGCTGATTCAGCACCACGCCGCCGTGGTAAAAGCGGCCGTAACCACCATTGTTGACCGCACCAACGTGGCCACTTTCGAGCGCGTAGCCGCCGACGAGGCCCAGCTCAACGATATCGTGCGGGTGCGCCTCAGAACTGCCCGTCCGCTGGTGGCCGACACCTACCGCGACAACCGGGCCACCGGCGCCTTTATTCTGGTTGAGGAGCAAACCGGCGCGACGCTGGCCGCTGGCCTCATTACGGCTACCGACCCCGAAGCCTTCGCGGCGCCCGCCGAAAATCCGCTGGCGTTCAGTATTTAA
- the cobA gene encoding uroporphyrinogen-III C-methyltransferase, translating into MADYSSFIPRLTVVGAGPGDPELLTLKGARVLAQADVVLYDALANAELLTHARPTARRIFVGKRRGFKALEQEEINALIVSEARRYGHVVRLKGGDPFVFGRGREEMLYAAAHGLATAYVPGISSAVAAAGHAGIPVTHRGLSEGFQVITATTATGSLAPALVEAARGRLTTIILMGLHRLADIMTLYSQQGQADTPAAVVQNGTLPTAQVITGTVATLAARVAGAGLGSPAVIVIGAVASLAHGQAAPATPADLRPLLAYARVA; encoded by the coding sequence ATGGCTGATTACTCATCCTTTATCCCGCGCCTTACCGTTGTTGGTGCCGGCCCCGGCGACCCCGAGCTGCTTACCCTCAAGGGCGCGCGGGTGCTGGCGCAAGCCGACGTGGTGCTCTACGATGCCCTGGCCAACGCCGAGCTGCTGACCCACGCCCGGCCCACCGCCCGGCGCATCTTCGTGGGCAAGCGCCGGGGCTTCAAAGCCCTGGAGCAGGAGGAGATTAACGCCCTCATTGTGAGCGAGGCCCGCCGTTACGGACACGTAGTGCGGCTCAAGGGCGGCGACCCGTTTGTGTTTGGCCGGGGCCGCGAGGAAATGCTGTATGCCGCTGCCCACGGCCTGGCTACGGCCTACGTGCCCGGCATCAGCAGTGCCGTGGCCGCCGCCGGCCACGCGGGCATTCCGGTTACGCACCGTGGCTTAAGCGAAGGCTTTCAGGTAATTACTGCCACTACGGCTACCGGCAGCCTGGCCCCGGCCCTGGTCGAAGCAGCGCGGGGCCGCCTCACTACCATCATCCTGATGGGCCTGCACCGGCTGGCCGATATCATGACCCTCTACTCCCAGCAGGGCCAGGCCGATACGCCGGCGGCCGTGGTGCAAAATGGCACACTACCTACTGCGCAGGTAATTACGGGCACCGTGGCCACACTGGCAGCCCGCGTAGCCGGGGCGGGCCTGGGCTCTCCGGCCGTTATCGTGATTGGCGCGGTGGCCAGCCTTGCCCACGGCCAGGCAGCGCCCGCCACCCCGGCCGACTTGCGGCCGCTGCTGGCTTATGCCAGGGTGGCGTAA